GCCGGACATAGAGAGAGTGAACGCAAAGAAATGAGGAAAAATAAAAGACAGGCACGATTATGGCATTGTTCCCGAATCCGGACATGCCCTGGACCGCGCCCGATCTTTTAGGAAGAACAACTGACTGCCAGCTCCGCGCTACCTTCAGGAGGCGGCATGGCATAGGCCTCAAAACCGGCCCGCTCGGTGTAAGGGTCGCGCAGCAACATCAGCAAGGTGTCGATTTCGCTGGCGTCATCCTTGGCAGCGGCCTGTATGGCCTGCTCGGCCAAGTGGTTACGCAATACATACAAGGGGTTGACGCGATTCATGGCATCGCGCTGCTCAGGCGTGTCGGAACCGTCCAGCTTCAGACGCTGGCTATAGGCCTGCCACCAGGCCTGGGCCTGATCTTCAGAACCTTCAAACAGGCTCAAGAAAACCTCGGGCGCCTTGCTGGCGTGGGCCAGAGCACGGAAAGACAAGGTGAAATCTGCCCCGCTGTTGTGCAGCAAGCGCCACCAGTCATCGACCAGTTGCGCATCATCTGCTTGCCAGGTACGCAGGCCGAACTTGGCCTGCAAATTGGCGTGATAGCGCTTCAGAAAACTGGCTTCAAACGTCTGCAAACGCTCTTTTACCGCATCGACGTCCGGATCCAGCACCATCAAGGCGCTGGCCAGGCGGTACAGGTTCCAATGCACAATCGCAGGCTGTGCATTCCAGGCGTAACGACCTTGATTGTCGCTGTGATTGCAGACGTGATTCACACGGAATCGGTCCATGAAGCCGTACGGGCCGTAATCAATAGTCAGGCCCAGAATGGACATATTGTCGGTATTCATGACACCGTGGCAAAAACCTACGGTTTGCCAGTCGGCTACCATCTCGGCGCTGCGGTGGGTGACTTCCTGCAAGAAGCGGCAGACGCGCTCCTGCTCCGAATCGCCTTCGACCAGCAGTTCCGGGTAGAACTCGCGCAGCACATAATCCAGCAACTCTCGCACACGCGTGGCGTCGTTGGCCCAATGCTCAAAGGAGCCAAAGCGCACGAAGCTGGGGGCAACACGTGTCACAATCGCGCCGGTTTCCACGGTTTCCCGGTACACAGGTGTATCCGAGGTAACCAGGGCCAAGGCCCGGCTGGTGGCAATGCCCAAACCAGCCATGGCCTCGCTGGCCAGATATTCGCGCACACTGGAACGCAGCACGGCGCGGCCATCCCCCATACGGGAGTACGGGGTTTTACCGGCGCCCTTCAGCTGCAATTCCTGCGGGCCCGTGGGGGTATCGATTTGCCCCAGCAAATGCGCACGGCCATCGCCCAACTGCCCTGCCCAGACACCGAACTGATGACCACTGTATACAGCCGACACAGTCAGGCCACCCGGCAAGGGGGCCTGGCCGCTGACCACATCCAGAAATTCCTGTTCCCCCAAACGGGAGACATCCAGGCCCAGTTGCGCCGCCAATTCCTTATTGACGTGCAGCAGGCGGGAATTGGCCAGGGGTTGTGGCGGAACCGCCGTATGGAAAGCCGACGGCAAATCCGCAAAATGGTGACTGATGGCCAGGCCATCGAACAAGCTGGACATACAGACCCCCTTAGGCCGATTTGGCGGCTTTGGCAGCCTCGGCTTTTTCGGCCTTGCTGCGCTGCTTGGCCGCTTTCTTGGCTGGCCAAAGATAAAAAATGGCGCAGAAGTAATAAATCAGGGACAAGACAATTTCTGCAATCGCCCAAGGCAACACTTCTGCCACCGGATCCGACCACGCACGCATGACCCCTTCTGCGAAATACAGCAGAATCATCATGGACGTCCATTGCAGGGTATATAAATTGCCCTTGAGCACGCTGCGCAAGGGCAGCACCAGAGGAATCACTTTCAGCACCAGCCAGGAGCCGCCGGGTTTCAAGGGCGCAAAATGAAGCTCCCAGGCCAGGCACAAAGCAATCAAGGCGACCAAAGCCAGGGCCGCCACTCGATGAAGTATGGGGTTTAAAGGTTCATGCATGCTGTTATTATCACCTGAACCCTGTCGAAAAGCAGCGCCCGCCTCATCAAACCGCTATGAAAAACGACGAGAACTTCCCTATGCCCTCTGAGCAAGCTGAGCAAACAGACTTGAACCCAGGCAACACCGATCCTGTCTCGCCGCAGGAGCCCTCGCCCGCCCCCACCGCCAAGCATCACTTTTTAAGTGTGGCGCGCTTTGCCATCAAGCGGGTGGCTGAAAAAGATCTGATGAAGGTGGCCTCCAGCCTGACCTACACCACGATCCTGGCCATTGTGCCCATGCTGACCGTGGTGCTGGCCCTGTTCACCGCTTTCCCCCTGTTTCAGGAGTTTGAAAGTGCGCTGGAAGGGTTTTTGACCCGTAATCTGATGCCCGAGGTGGTATCAGAAAACATCATGCTGTATCTGAACCAGTTTGCCGCCAAAGCCTCCGGCCTGACGGCGGTGGGCAGCTTGTTCCTGATTGTCACGTCCATCATGCTGATCATGACCATTGACGAGACCTTCAACAATATTTTCCAGGTACACGTACAACGGCCACTGGGGCAACGCCTGCTGGTGTACTGGGCCATTATTTCGCTGGGCCCGATTCTGACGGGTGCCAGCCTGTGGGCCACAACCATTCTGGCCAGGGAGTCCTTAGGTTATATCGGCGACTTGTCCGGCATAGTGACCTTCGCCCTGTCTTACGTCCCCTTCCTGTTTACCGCCCTGGGGCTGACGGCGCTGTTCATGTACGTGCCCAACCGCCGCGTATGGTGGCGCGACGCCCTGATCGGCGGGGTAGTCACGGCCGCCTTGCTGGAGCTGATGAAAGCCGGTTTCGCCTTCTACCTGACGCGCTTTCCCACCTATACGATTATCTATGGTGCCTTTGCCATCCTGCCGATCTTCCTGCTGTGGATTTATATCTCCTGGCTGATCGTCCTGCTGGGCGCCTCCATGGTGGCGATTCTGCCCGACTGGCGTGGCCGCAACTGGGTCAAGACCAATGTGCCCGGCATCGCCTTTACTGATGCCGTGAACCTGCTCTACCAGCTGTGGCTGAACCGTCAGAACCCGCAGGGACTGAGCGTACGTGAACTCAGCCACAAGCTGGAACGCGACCCGGACGAGCTGTACGGCATTTTATGCAAGCTCAAGTCCATGGGGCTGATTGCTGATACCCAGCAAGACAATGACGAACAGTGGGTACTGAGTTGCGATCTGCGTCAGGTCAGCCTGAAACAACTTACCAAAGCATTTCTGCTGGACCGCGCCCATACCCACGAGGGTCCGCTAGAATATGTATTCAATTATCTTTCTCAGTTTTTCGATCAGCGACTATCCAATCTGGAAGAACTGTTTGAGTCGCCACAAGGCATTCTGACAGGACAACCAGCCATACTAAACGCCGATCCCGGTCAGGAGACCCAGTATGCTAAAAGTCAGTGAAATCCTGCGTGTCAAGGGAGACACGCTTTATACAGGCACCCCCGAAATGACCGTCGAAAAAGCGGTACAGAGCATGAGCGAGCTGGATATTGGTTCGCTGGTGATCATGGAGCATGGTCAGTTGGTTGGTATGTTGACCTTTCGCGAGATCATTCGCCACTGGCACGCCCAGGGTGACAAAGCCCAGGGCTTTACCGTGCGCAGCATCATGGATGACGCCCCCGTCAGCGTCACTCCCAACACCAGCGCCGACGAAGTGCAGCGCCTGATGCTGAACAACCACGCACGCTATATGCCCGTAATGGACGGTCCGGTGCTGATGGGGGTTATTTCCTTCTTTGATATGGCGCGCGCCATTGTTCACGCCCAGCAGTTCGAGAACAATATGCTCAAAGCCTATATCCGCGACTGGCCTACCGATTCCGAGCAAGCCAGCGCGCCCTGATCCACCCGCATCCTGCCGTCTTTACTGACGGCGCTGCAATTCTTCCCAGGCCTGCGCAAGCAGGCCTGGATCGTTTTTGGCCAGCCAAGTGTGATCGGACAAGGTACGACGCCACTGTCGTGCGCCCTTCTTGCCGTGCGGCCAGCCCAGCATGCTTTTAATCACAATACGCAGCGGCACACCGGCCTGCACATGAGGGCGGGCGTAGGCAATCATCTGCTCGACCACCGAGTCTTCATCCAGCAGCACATCCTCGGGCCACAGGCGGCGGTGAATATCGCTCAAGACCGCCGGGGTATGCCAGGCGGCGCGACCGAGCATTACGCCATCGAACTGCTCTTCCAACTCGACAGCCTGATCGGTCTCGTGAATGCCGCCATTCAAGATGAACAGTGCTTCGGGGAAATCCTTTTTCAACTGCATGGCCATGTCATAACGCAAAGGCGGGATTTCCCGGTTGTCCTTGGGCGACAAGCCTTTCAAGACTGCATTGCGAGCATGAACGGTAAAAACACGACACCCGGACTCGAACAGAAGCCCCACAAAATCCCGCACAAAATCATAGGACTCGTTGTAATCCAGCCCCAGCCTGTGCTTTACCGTCACGGGCACGGACACCGCATCCTGCATGGCTTTCACGCAGTCAGCCACCAATTGCGGCTCATTCATCAAACAGGCACCGAAAGCACCCTTTTGAACCCGCTCCGAGGGGCAACCGCAGTTCAGATTAATTTCGTCGTAACCCCACTTTTCACCGGCCAGAGCGCTGGTAACCAAGGCATCCCGGTCGCTGCCCCCCAGTTGCAAGGCCACCGGATGCTCTGCCTGATCAAAATCCAGATGACGTGCCTGATCACCGTGCGTCAATGCGCCCGTGGTGATCATTTCAGTAAACAGCAAGGCGCGCGGCGCCAGCAGACGATGAAAAAAGCGGCTGTGGCGGTCAGTCACGTCAATCATGGGCGCCACACTCAAACGCCACATCTGGCTGTCCGGCATCACAAAAGTAGTCATAAACAGGGAGCAAATCGCCTGATTGCAGGCTTGGTGAAAAAGGGAAAACACCCATTTTAATGGTTTCAGCCGACCACTGGATGAAGATAAAGCGCGGTAAATCGCCGCAAGGCTCCAAAAAGCGGGC
This genomic window from Alcaligenes faecalis contains:
- a CDS encoding protein adenylyltransferase SelO, translating into MSSLFDGLAISHHFADLPSAFHTAVPPQPLANSRLLHVNKELAAQLGLDVSRLGEQEFLDVVSGQAPLPGGLTVSAVYSGHQFGVWAGQLGDGRAHLLGQIDTPTGPQELQLKGAGKTPYSRMGDGRAVLRSSVREYLASEAMAGLGIATSRALALVTSDTPVYRETVETGAIVTRVAPSFVRFGSFEHWANDATRVRELLDYVLREFYPELLVEGDSEQERVCRFLQEVTHRSAEMVADWQTVGFCHGVMNTDNMSILGLTIDYGPYGFMDRFRVNHVCNHSDNQGRYAWNAQPAIVHWNLYRLASALMVLDPDVDAVKERLQTFEASFLKRYHANLQAKFGLRTWQADDAQLVDDWWRLLHNSGADFTLSFRALAHASKAPEVFLSLFEGSEDQAQAWWQAYSQRLKLDGSDTPEQRDAMNRVNPLYVLRNHLAEQAIQAAAKDDASEIDTLLMLLRDPYTERAGFEAYAMPPPEGSAELAVSCSS
- the dusA gene encoding tRNA dihydrouridine(20/20a) synthase DusA, whose amino-acid sequence is MTTFVMPDSQMWRLSVAPMIDVTDRHSRFFHRLLAPRALLFTEMITTGALTHGDQARHLDFDQAEHPVALQLGGSDRDALVTSALAGEKWGYDEINLNCGCPSERVQKGAFGACLMNEPQLVADCVKAMQDAVSVPVTVKHRLGLDYNESYDFVRDFVGLLFESGCRVFTVHARNAVLKGLSPKDNREIPPLRYDMAMQLKKDFPEALFILNGGIHETDQAVELEEQFDGVMLGRAAWHTPAVLSDIHRRLWPEDVLLDEDSVVEQMIAYARPHVQAGVPLRIVIKSMLGWPHGKKGARQWRRTLSDHTWLAKNDPGLLAQAWEELQRRQ
- a CDS encoding DUF2069 domain-containing protein, producing the protein MHEPLNPILHRVAALALVALIALCLAWELHFAPLKPGGSWLVLKVIPLVLPLRSVLKGNLYTLQWTSMMILLYFAEGVMRAWSDPVAEVLPWAIAEIVLSLIYYFCAIFYLWPAKKAAKQRSKAEKAEAAKAAKSA
- a CDS encoding CBS domain-containing protein; the protein is MLKVSEILRVKGDTLYTGTPEMTVEKAVQSMSELDIGSLVIMEHGQLVGMLTFREIIRHWHAQGDKAQGFTVRSIMDDAPVSVTPNTSADEVQRLMLNNHARYMPVMDGPVLMGVISFFDMARAIVHAQQFENNMLKAYIRDWPTDSEQASAP
- a CDS encoding YihY family inner membrane protein; this translates as MKNDENFPMPSEQAEQTDLNPGNTDPVSPQEPSPAPTAKHHFLSVARFAIKRVAEKDLMKVASSLTYTTILAIVPMLTVVLALFTAFPLFQEFESALEGFLTRNLMPEVVSENIMLYLNQFAAKASGLTAVGSLFLIVTSIMLIMTIDETFNNIFQVHVQRPLGQRLLVYWAIISLGPILTGASLWATTILARESLGYIGDLSGIVTFALSYVPFLFTALGLTALFMYVPNRRVWWRDALIGGVVTAALLELMKAGFAFYLTRFPTYTIIYGAFAILPIFLLWIYISWLIVLLGASMVAILPDWRGRNWVKTNVPGIAFTDAVNLLYQLWLNRQNPQGLSVRELSHKLERDPDELYGILCKLKSMGLIADTQQDNDEQWVLSCDLRQVSLKQLTKAFLLDRAHTHEGPLEYVFNYLSQFFDQRLSNLEELFESPQGILTGQPAILNADPGQETQYAKSQ